A stretch of Desulfitobacterium dichloroeliminans LMG P-21439 DNA encodes these proteins:
- a CDS encoding HD domain-containing phosphohydrolase, translating to MKEDIRDRSISGKRSISIKKKIISVFISAMLLTTSGIGYLVFTSWSSSAEQTMESMARNINKNIYNQISAFVQVPEQINRTSHEITKNGLIDLSDETLRDKFFVSVLSSYDEKIYSFSYGTAEGEYYGARRNEDGKIEIMKNNSSTGGNSWYYAVKDDLSVGELIYQAGKFDPRTRLWYKAAEAAGRPTMSPVYKHFVMDDLTISAAMPVYDEGGKLLGVMGTHMLLSGIGTYLEDVVKDYNGYAVIVEKSTGDLVANSMGADNFTLRPDGSLESANILHLQNADMKKAYEQYIAEQNPFFVYQGKQGELFVSTRDFHMNGVDWLVITAIPEGVLMTNVENNMQLTIRLVLLALIVSLIIYNIATGMLMRPINSLLQVAEALSSGDFSKRVKVVRNDEIGNISSSLNKVADKMQYLINNLEANVKQRTEELHQVNMTLEENKDQLRLILDSAAEAIYGIDVNGNCTFCNLSCLKLLGYSNQEELLGKNMHSLLRHSRVDGTPVPEEECRIFRSIIEEKGITADDEVFCRADGTSFAVEYHFYPQIKNGEIIGAVITFMDITDRKQKAEEIQYLSCHDTLTGLNNRMCFEGNRDKIDILDNLPLSVIFADINGLKMTNDVFGHATGDQLIKKTAEIILQSCRYSDVVARVGGDEFIILLPQTDHADAEKILARIDLGFLDARVAAIKCSISLGLDTKTSQDQPLEEVMANAENAMYKDKIMNQKSVNKDILDTMVETLHTRSPQEKQHSLAVRELCGAVGTALQLSEPEINKLMRAGYLHDIGKIILNEDILAKDCTLTEEELEKMRQHSVVGYRILNLIDDTLDLAEYVYGHHERWDGTGYPRGLKGEQIPLISRIIAIAETYDRVLNRGDLPLAERKKAAIAIVEKDAGMQFDPRIAELFVQMMDKKEQ from the coding sequence GTGAAAGAAGACATAAGAGATAGAAGTATTTCAGGCAAAAGAAGTATCTCGATTAAGAAAAAAATCATTAGTGTCTTCATTTCCGCCATGCTTCTTACCACCAGCGGCATTGGTTATTTGGTCTTCACTAGTTGGTCTTCTTCAGCAGAGCAAACAATGGAAAGCATGGCGAGAAATATCAACAAGAATATTTATAATCAAATTTCTGCGTTCGTGCAGGTGCCTGAACAAATCAATCGAACCAGCCATGAAATCACCAAAAATGGCCTTATTGATTTGTCTGATGAGACCCTGCGGGACAAGTTTTTTGTCAGTGTGCTAAGCTCCTATGATGAAAAAATCTACAGCTTTAGCTATGGGACAGCTGAGGGTGAATATTACGGAGCCCGTAGAAATGAAGACGGCAAAATAGAGATTATGAAAAACAATTCCAGCACGGGTGGGAATTCCTGGTACTATGCGGTAAAGGATGACTTATCTGTCGGTGAACTTATCTATCAAGCTGGTAAATTTGATCCCCGTACTCGCCTGTGGTATAAAGCTGCCGAAGCAGCAGGAAGACCTACCATGTCACCGGTCTATAAACATTTTGTCATGGATGACCTAACTATTTCTGCGGCCATGCCAGTCTATGATGAGGGCGGGAAGCTACTGGGCGTCATGGGAACCCACATGCTTCTTTCCGGTATTGGAACGTATCTTGAGGATGTTGTAAAGGACTACAATGGTTATGCGGTGATTGTGGAGAAAAGTACCGGCGATTTAGTGGCCAATTCCATGGGAGCCGATAACTTTACCCTTCGCCCAGATGGTTCCTTAGAAAGTGCCAACATTCTTCATCTTCAAAATGCAGATATGAAGAAAGCATATGAACAGTATATTGCAGAGCAGAATCCATTCTTTGTATACCAAGGGAAGCAAGGGGAACTTTTTGTCAGCACTCGGGATTTTCATATGAATGGTGTTGATTGGCTCGTCATAACGGCAATTCCTGAAGGGGTGCTTATGACGAATGTAGAGAATAATATGCAACTGACGATCCGTCTTGTCCTACTCGCTCTAATAGTATCACTGATCATCTATAATATCGCCACCGGAATGCTAATGAGGCCGATTAACAGCTTGTTGCAGGTGGCTGAGGCCTTGTCCTCCGGAGACTTTTCCAAGCGCGTTAAAGTGGTTAGAAATGATGAAATAGGCAACATCTCCTCAAGCCTAAACAAGGTTGCCGATAAAATGCAGTATCTCATCAACAATCTTGAAGCTAATGTTAAGCAGAGAACAGAGGAATTGCACCAGGTAAATATGACCCTAGAAGAAAATAAGGATCAGTTACGGCTTATTTTAGACTCTGCAGCCGAAGCTATCTACGGTATCGATGTGAATGGCAACTGCACATTCTGCAACCTAAGCTGTCTTAAACTATTGGGATATTCTAATCAGGAGGAATTGCTTGGCAAGAATATGCATAGTCTGCTTCGCCACAGTCGAGTTGATGGAACGCCTGTCCCCGAAGAAGAATGCAGGATTTTCCGGTCAATCATTGAGGAAAAAGGAATTACTGCCGATGATGAAGTGTTCTGTAGAGCGGATGGCACCTCCTTTGCCGTAGAGTACCATTTCTATCCTCAGATTAAAAACGGTGAAATTATCGGTGCCGTGATAACCTTTATGGATATTACTGATCGCAAGCAGAAAGCAGAAGAAATCCAATATTTGAGCTGTCATGATACCCTGACGGGTCTGAATAACAGAATGTGCTTCGAGGGTAATCGCGATAAAATTGATATTCTCGATAATTTGCCTTTGTCTGTCATTTTTGCCGATATAAATGGGTTGAAGATGACCAATGATGTCTTTGGTCATGCTACAGGAGACCAGCTGATCAAGAAAACTGCCGAAATAATCCTGCAGTCTTGCCGCTATAGTGATGTTGTGGCACGTGTTGGTGGGGATGAATTTATTATTCTTTTACCACAGACAGATCACGCAGATGCGGAAAAGATCCTTGCTCGAATTGACCTTGGCTTCCTAGATGCACGGGTGGCAGCTATAAAATGCAGTATTTCCCTCGGTCTTGATACTAAAACTAGCCAGGATCAGCCCCTTGAGGAGGTCATGGCTAACGCGGAAAACGCTATGTACAAAGATAAGATCATGAACCAGAAATCAGTGAATAAGGATATTCTGGATACCATGGTGGAGACCCTGCATACCAGAAGCCCGCAAGAGAAGCAGCATTCCCTTGCGGTGAGGGAGCTATGTGGTGCAGTCGGCACTGCTTTACAGCTTTCCGAACCGGAAATCAACAAGCTAATGCGGGCAGGCTACTTGCATGACATCGGTAAAATCATCCTTAATGAAGATATCTTGGCAAAAGATTGTACTTTGACCGAGGAAGAATTGGAAAAAATGCGCCAACATTCCGTGGTTGGCTACCGCATTTTAAATCTTATTGATGATACCCTGGATTTAGCGGAATACGTCTACGGACATCATGAACGATGGGATGGGACCGGCTACCCAAGGGGGCTTAAAGGAGAACAGATCCCCCTCATATCAAGAATTATCGCGATTGCCGAGACCTATGATCGCGTGCTGAACAGAGGAGACCTTCCGTTGGCAGAACGAAAAAAGGCGGCGATTGCCATAGTTGAGAAAGATGCGGGCATGCAATTTGACCCACGAATTGCTGAATTGTTTGTTCAGATGAT